In Halanaeroarchaeum sp. HSR-CO, one DNA window encodes the following:
- a CDS encoding twin-arginine translocase subunit TatC, with product MGPDDVPPREDADESGDADAGRSGEREADEESAPSADSDPGPDDDFEWTDAADGDPDAATTAGDGDPDVDESDEAGDENADADQQSTSEESVDEDEGSEDGESDAEDGEDGESDAEDGEDGESDAEDGEDGESDAEDGEDEADDAPEPIDDGVPDWDVGRNTDEEDDDTGDGAEDTAGFEIPSDVDIREGYDEYEDRVDFDGDSTERTTEVDLADEDVATVSDPDSTAFERKAASGPQSDEEQPLAVHIEEMIKRLGIVIAIAGAVSLAAFPFAEDVVTFLWYSILPADVSQPHVYHPLELVLTQLKTASLAGLVIALPAFVYETYAFMRPGLYPHERRYYLAAVPTSLVLALVGVSFAYFIVLPAVMNYFLYYSETVVDIAFALGATFNLFLILMGYLALVFQIPLFIMLAIMMGLTTREWMEERRIIFWGVFLGLSFLFSPDPTGMAPLIVAATMVALFEGTLLVLRWTNRG from the coding sequence ATGGGACCGGACGACGTACCGCCCCGGGAGGACGCCGACGAGAGCGGCGACGCCGACGCGGGCCGTTCCGGAGAGCGGGAGGCGGACGAGGAGTCAGCGCCGTCCGCGGATTCCGACCCCGGTCCCGACGACGATTTCGAATGGACGGACGCCGCAGACGGTGACCCCGATGCGGCGACGACGGCGGGAGATGGAGACCCCGACGTCGATGAATCTGACGAGGCAGGCGACGAGAACGCCGACGCGGATCAACAGTCCACGTCGGAGGAGTCCGTCGACGAAGACGAAGGCAGCGAAGACGGTGAAAGCGACGCCGAGGACGGTGAAGACGGTGAAAGCGACGCCGAGGACGGTGAAGACGGTGAAAGCGACGCCGAGGACGGTGAAGACGGTGAAAGCGACGCCGAGGACGGTGAAGACGAGGCGGACGACGCTCCCGAGCCAATCGATGACGGCGTCCCTGATTGGGACGTCGGCCGGAACACGGACGAGGAAGATGACGACACCGGCGACGGAGCCGAGGATACGGCCGGGTTCGAGATCCCCTCGGACGTCGACATCCGTGAGGGCTACGACGAGTACGAAGACCGGGTCGACTTCGACGGTGATTCGACGGAGCGAACCACCGAGGTTGACCTGGCCGACGAAGACGTAGCGACGGTCTCGGATCCCGACTCGACGGCCTTCGAGCGCAAGGCCGCCTCGGGGCCCCAGTCGGACGAAGAGCAACCGCTCGCGGTCCACATCGAGGAGATGATCAAACGGCTCGGCATCGTCATCGCTATCGCTGGGGCCGTGAGCCTGGCGGCGTTCCCCTTCGCCGAGGACGTCGTCACGTTCCTCTGGTACTCGATTTTGCCCGCCGATGTCTCCCAGCCGCACGTCTACCACCCGCTCGAACTCGTCCTCACGCAGCTCAAGACCGCCAGCCTCGCGGGTCTCGTCATCGCCCTCCCGGCGTTCGTCTACGAGACCTACGCATTCATGCGACCCGGTCTGTACCCCCACGAGCGGCGCTACTACCTGGCCGCGGTGCCGACCAGTCTCGTCCTCGCGCTGGTCGGGGTGTCCTTCGCGTACTTCATCGTCCTGCCGGCGGTGATGAACTACTTCCTCTACTACTCCGAGACCGTCGTCGACATCGCCTTCGCGCTGGGCGCGACGTTCAACCTCTTTCTCATCCTGATGGGCTATCTCGCGCTGGTCTTCCAGATCCCGCTGTTCATCATGCTCGCCATCATGATGGGGCTGACCACCCGCGAGTGGATGGAAGAGCGCCGCATTATCTTCTGGGGGGTCTTCCTGGGGCTGTCCTTCCTCTTCAGCCCGGACCCGACCGGGATGGCGCCGCTTATCGTCGCCGCGACGATGGTCGCGCTCTTCGAAGGGACGCTGTTGGTCCTCCGGTGGACCAACCGTGGATGA
- a CDS encoding twin-arginine translocase subunit TatC has translation MSGGVSNYVDEDTARSIETGRQTLGVALRTAQERLQKVFIAFVVGLLLAIMAMRSYVWPQFKEDLLARGASVIAQTPFDVILLQVKIGLVVGVVFAIPVLAYYGKEPLVERDIIPDVSVARWQLVVVGLVALSLAVGGSIYAYFLFFPLMFQFLAGNAIGAGLAPMYSIVDWTEFILVLAFSFALAAQLPLAMSAFSVTGIIPYETFRDKWKYAVVMIFGFGALFSPPDPFTQLMWAFPLLALYGFSLYLARVVTIANRGRSQIDVSEAILDRWNHLAGVAVLGGGLTYVFFSSGGERLVNQTVIPALPAWGRPGQMAAIEAVVGLPRPVAIAVAAVLIGVVLTLLAIMVVVYQAIVRSGAGTPPEPAPLSERFDIAELSTRGVKAAPPEVFEDLTEAEALEYARAAMDEDEPHKAQAILDRFDNPQQTYEANPEPAGGESDPIASTTAGMVNAFTEDETTEDDIGGYWYDIKFILDSLRSRAFRLATVFMLTMAGIFTFLYQGGIGMIRADFLSRIPAEVRPSPAELQWPITLHPVEALVFEVKIATVMAAIVTVPFAFYYAYPALEERGIIGGDRRYITLWGVSIGIGLVVGSILGYQFVAPSIISYLVQDALQAGMVISYRVNNFFWMVFLTTAYIGLLADVPVSMLLFHRGGLVPYRVMREHWRVAVLSTFVIGTVLTPGSLYTMLIVALPLSFAYMVGLGILWVVTLGGRRGGGRSVKQPA, from the coding sequence ATGAGCGGTGGCGTCTCGAACTACGTCGACGAGGACACGGCCCGGAGCATCGAGACCGGGCGCCAGACCCTCGGCGTCGCCCTCCGGACCGCCCAGGAGCGCCTCCAGAAGGTCTTCATCGCCTTCGTCGTGGGCCTGCTTTTGGCTATCATGGCGATGCGGTCGTACGTCTGGCCGCAGTTCAAGGAGGACCTCCTCGCGAGGGGGGCCAGCGTCATCGCCCAGACGCCATTCGACGTCATCCTCCTCCAGGTGAAGATCGGACTCGTCGTCGGGGTGGTCTTCGCCATCCCGGTGCTCGCCTACTACGGGAAAGAGCCGCTCGTCGAACGCGACATCATCCCGGACGTCTCTGTCGCCAGATGGCAACTGGTCGTCGTGGGGCTGGTCGCACTCTCGCTGGCCGTCGGTGGATCGATCTACGCCTACTTCCTCTTCTTCCCGCTGATGTTCCAGTTCCTGGCGGGGAACGCCATCGGCGCTGGACTGGCCCCGATGTACTCCATCGTCGACTGGACCGAGTTCATCCTGGTCCTGGCCTTTTCCTTCGCGCTGGCGGCCCAGTTGCCCCTCGCGATGTCGGCGTTCTCGGTGACCGGCATCATCCCCTACGAGACCTTCCGCGACAAGTGGAAGTACGCCGTCGTCATGATCTTCGGGTTCGGCGCCCTGTTCTCCCCGCCCGACCCGTTCACCCAGTTGATGTGGGCCTTCCCGCTGCTCGCCCTCTACGGGTTCAGCCTCTATCTGGCCCGGGTCGTCACCATCGCGAACCGGGGACGCTCGCAGATCGACGTGAGCGAGGCCATCCTCGACCGGTGGAACCACCTCGCCGGCGTCGCGGTCCTCGGCGGTGGGCTGACCTACGTCTTCTTCTCCTCGGGCGGCGAGCGCCTCGTGAACCAGACCGTCATTCCGGCGTTACCGGCCTGGGGCCGACCCGGACAGATGGCCGCCATCGAGGCCGTCGTGGGGCTCCCACGCCCGGTCGCCATCGCCGTCGCGGCCGTGCTGATCGGGGTGGTCCTGACGCTGCTCGCGATCATGGTCGTCGTCTATCAGGCGATCGTCCGCAGCGGGGCGGGCACACCGCCCGAACCGGCCCCGCTCTCCGAACGGTTCGACATCGCAGAACTGTCCACCCGGGGCGTCAAGGCCGCCCCGCCGGAAGTGTTCGAGGACCTCACCGAAGCGGAGGCGCTCGAATACGCCCGGGCGGCCATGGACGAGGACGAACCGCACAAGGCCCAGGCCATCCTGGACCGCTTTGACAACCCCCAGCAGACCTACGAGGCGAATCCCGAACCGGCCGGCGGTGAGAGCGACCCCATCGCCAGCACGACTGCCGGCATGGTCAATGCCTTCACCGAAGACGAGACCACCGAGGACGACATCGGCGGCTACTGGTACGACATCAAGTTCATCCTCGACAGCCTCCGCTCGCGAGCGTTCCGCCTCGCGACCGTCTTCATGCTCACCATGGCCGGCATCTTCACCTTCCTCTACCAGGGTGGTATCGGGATGATCCGGGCGGACTTCCTCTCCCGCATCCCTGCCGAGGTCCGACCGTCGCCGGCAGAACTGCAGTGGCCGATCACCCTGCACCCGGTCGAGGCGCTGGTCTTCGAGGTCAAGATCGCGACGGTCATGGCGGCCATCGTGACCGTCCCCTTCGCGTTCTACTACGCGTATCCGGCCCTCGAGGAACGCGGCATCATCGGTGGCGACCGACGCTACATCACCCTGTGGGGCGTCTCCATCGGTATCGGACTGGTCGTTGGTAGCATCCTCGGCTACCAGTTCGTCGCCCCGTCGATCATCTCGTATCTCGTCCAGGACGCCCTCCAGGCGGGCATGGTCATCTCCTACCGGGTGAACAACTTCTTCTGGATGGTGTTCCTGACGACGGCCTACATCGGCCTGCTCGCCGACGTCCCGGTGTCCATGCTGCTCTTCCACCGGGGCGGGCTCGTCCCCTATCGGGTCATGCGAGAACACTGGCGCGTGGCGGTCCTCTCCACCTTCGTCATCGGGACCGTCCTGACACCCGGCAGCCTCTACACGATGCTCATCGTCGCGTTGCCCCTCTCGTTCGCCTATATGGTGGGTCTCGGCATCCTCTGGGTCGTCACGCTGGGTGGGCGGCGAGGTGGCGGGCGTAGCGTCAAGCAACCCGCCTGA